In Fusarium falciforme chromosome 10, complete sequence, a single genomic region encodes these proteins:
- a CDS encoding Zn(2)-C6 fungal-type domain-containing protein, producing the protein MLMAAAAADLRSVTLAQTSPQGDGDDSPRPRQAACLVCRRSKIKCDWKPHQARCRRCVQLDCECIRPAYHPGRQKGIKNKRTGLDKALYQIDQAVKRARSAGQKSPEDDRILSHLQDLLSGVNTPEPPPTRGNYGSTSGNGDDDAYSDEGEEEEQDTVTMPDFIQRTQQSLAIDDAENPLQLLARASYIQPSPESRHGNSPQQAHTASTQGQTEDEIQAFFAPAQVHLDVGPDVDPVSLGLVSEDEADNLFNFFHRNLAHTRWGLDPRLYTVEFTRSRSAFLYTSIMAASALFLPSAAALSKRLSNHARTLAHRVMVNRYRSVEIVLAFMVNIPWMFPGQHSTDDETCTYISIANTVATDLSLHKSLVSPEMAGSGSGIGLARGDCMDPRSALAMDGFPEIDPWSERGRLLLRNRERAWISLFVLERGMSLARGRPFSVPMTRSLKDCDNWHRSEYADPLDGHLVSMAVLRRDLDALFATVRALCDGSQMASSDGSLIAQSIQGAIERFFDQWHTEWGVSIGKGPDRRLPPYVEILVTHTRLSIYGGVINHPTAPLEVRRFFHTAGLSSALNVMRAAIQGESQLQSMPNNTAIMISFAACFALTLSSYTTGGSALAPSVRNLIDETATVLERIGKVTRHRNGLSVMYGKYLKQIVRRAATGDGITGAPVRNMSIPVTESAPIATPNSFLEPQTLWPEPMHFSAMSDDQIVQALNQPGNDFEPSFGGLSWDDMTNFEWLYWPEVGI; encoded by the exons ATGCtgatggctgctgctgctgctgacctGCGCTCCGTGACTCTGGCTCAGACATCCCCGCAGGGCGATGGGGACGATTCGCCACGCCCGAGACAGGCTGCGTGTCTTGTGTGTCGCCGATCCAAGATCAAGTGCGACTGGAAGCCTCACCAGGCGAGATGCAGGAGATGCGTCCAGCTCGACTGCGAGTGTATACGACCTGCGTATCATCCGGGACGCCAAAAAGGCATTAAAAA TAAACGAACTGGACTTGACAAGGCGCTGTATCAGATTGACCAAGCCGTCAAGAGGGCGCGTTCAGCGGGACAGAAGAGTCCAGAGGATGATAGGATCCTGTCGCATCTGCAGGACCTGCTCAGCGGCGTCAATACACCAGAGCCACCGCCGACGCGAGGGAATTATGGTTCTACCAGTGGAAATGGGGATGACGACGCGTACTCGGATgagggggaagaagaggagcaagATACCGTGACCATGCCCGATTTCATCCAACGGACACAGCAGAGTCTTGCTATTGACGATGCTGAGAATCCGCTTCAATTGCTCGCGAGAGCATCGTACATCCAGCCATCGCCAGAGTCAAGGCATGGTAATTCGCCACAGCAAGCCCATACTGCGAGTACCCAAGGCCAGACCGAGGATGAGATCCAGGCATTCTTTGCTCCTGCGCAGGTGCATCTCGACGTTGGGCCAGACGTCGATCCCGTCTCGCTGGGTCTCGTGTCCGAGGATGAAGCTGATAACCTATTCAACTT CTTTCATCGTAATCTTGCGCATACTCGATGGGGTCTTGATCCTAGGCTTTACACTGTCGAATTCACTCGCTCGAGGTCGGCTTTTCTCTacacctccatcatggcggcATCAGCACTCTTTTTACCGTCAGCTGCCGCCCTTTCAAAACGACTGTCAAATCATGCGAGGACTCTGGCCCACAGGGTCATGGTGAATCGATACAGATCCGTCGAGATTGTTCTTGCGTTCATGGTGAATATCCCGTGGATGTTTCCTGGACAGCACTCTACAGACGACGAGACGTGTACCTACATTTCCATCGCCAACACTGTGGCTACGGATCTGTCGCTGCACAAGAGTCTTGTATCACCAGAGATGGCTGGATCTGGTTCTGGAATTGGCCTAGCCAGAGGTGACTGCATGGATCCTCGATCTGCTCTGGCTATGGACGGCTTCCCTGAAATTGATCCTTGGTCAGAACGAGGAAGACTTCTTCTCCGGAATCGAGAGCGGGCCTGGATATCTCTGTTTGTGCTAGAACGAGG AATGTCTTTGGCCCGTGGACGACCTTTTTCTGTGCCCATGACTCGATCTCTAAAGGACTGCGATAACTGGCACCGATCCGAGTATGCAGATCCTCTCGATGGACATCTTGTTTCCATGGCAGTTTTGAGAAGAGATTTG GACGCTCTCTTTGCGACTGTTCGCGCTCTATGCGATGGATCACAAATGGCATCTAGTGACGGTTCATTGATTGCCCAATC CATCCAAGGTGCGATCGAACGATTCTTTGATCAGTGGCACACCGAATGGGGAGTGTCAATAGGAAAAGGTCCAG ATCGTCGTCTTCCCCCATACGTTGAGATTCTAGTCACTCATACTAGACTCTCCATTTACGGCGGCGTCATCAACCATCCAACTGCTCCGTTGGAGGTTCGTCGCTTCTTCCACACAGCCGGTCTCTCCTCGGCCCTCAACGTCATGCGTGCTGCAATCCAGGGAGAGTCTCAGCTTCAGTCGATGCCCAACAACACAGCCATCATGATCTCCTTTGCAGCCTGTTTTGCCCTGACTCTCAGTTCATACACAACCGGTGGATCTGCTCTTGCGCCGAGTGTTCGAAACCTCATCGACGAAACGGCCACTGTCCTTGAGAGAATAGGCAAGGTTACTCGACACCGAAACGGACTCTCAGTCATGTACGGCAAATACCTAAAGCAGATTGTCAGACGAGCAGCAACCGGAGATGGTATCACAGGTGCTCCAGTCAGAAATATGTCTATCCCCGTCACCGAGAGCGCACCCATCGCAACGCCGAATAGTTTCCTGGAACCGCAAACCTTATGGCCGGAACCTATGCACTTTTCTGCCATGTCGGATGATCAGATTGTTCAAGCTCTCAATCAGCCTGGAAACGACTTTGAACCTTCGTTTGGTGGACTTTCATGGGACGACATGACGAATTTCGAGTGGCTTTACTGGCCTGAAGTGGGTATATAA